The segment GTCACCCTGCCGCTGCGATCTGCTCCAGGGTCCGTTTCGAAACCACCGAGCGCTCCTCCTGTGATTTCGTAAGCGCAAGCGTCTTGCCGTCGGCTTTCTGCACGAGCCACTGCGCCTTCTCTCCTTCACCCTCGATGCGGAACAGGTGCCATTCTCCCTTGAGCTTTTTGCCTTTGAGCCGGAACCCGACATTCCCACCCGCAATTCTTCCCTTCGTGACCTTGTAGGTGCCAGTATCCCAGATCATCACGGTTCCTCCGCCATACTGGCCTTTGGGGATTGTGCCCTCGAAGTTCATGTAGTCGACTGGATGATCCTCGACCTCAACGGCGAGTCTTCGAAGTCCCGGTTCTGTTGGAAGGCCCTTGGGAACAGCCCACGACTTGAGCGTCCCCCCGCTTTCGAGCCGGAGATCGAAATGCAATCGCGTCGCGGCGTGTTTCTGGATGACGAAACGACGGACCTTCTCGTCTTTCGCTCCTTTCGCCGAGGACGCCGGCGATGGCTCGGCAGTTGCCTTGAAATCACGCTTCTCCCCGTAGCGCTCCAGCGTTTTCGGTGCCTTCGTGTTCCGTACCCGCGATGTTGCCGTCTGCTCTGACAGAGGTTCCGTACGCTCCTGCGCTTTGGCGGTGGAAAGGAAGGCCCTCGGAAGTCGCTGCTTCAGGCTAAGCACGGGGGCGAAGAGATCCCCTTTCTTCTCGAGGCGCTTGAGTGCGTCTTCCGGGGTGAACTGCAGCGTGGAAGCGGACCGTAAGCGCTTCAGTTCGTCCCAGGTGACCGGCATGGAAACGAATGGCTCCTCACGCTTCCCACGTATCGAATATACGGATACCGTGGTCTTGGCCGTGTGATTTTGACTCCAGTCAATCAGGACTCGTCCCTTGCGAAGGCGTTTGTCCATGTTGCTCACGACGAGGTCCGGGTGCTGCTGGGCGAGCAACTCCGCCATGGCCTGCGCGAACGCCTTGGTTGTGTCGTAGCTCACGGTGGTATTGAGCGGAAGATAGAGCTGGAGTCCCTTTGATCCCGAGGTTTTTGGGAAAAGCTCAAGGCCCAACTGGTCCGTGATCTTTTTTACGAGCTTTGCCACCTTCGCACAGGTCCGCAGGTCCTCGCCCTCTCCGGGATCAAGGTCGAATACCACATGCGTGGGGCGGTCGAGGTTGGCCGCTCGGTGGAGGAAAGGGTGAATCTCGATCGCGGCGAGATTGGCGCACCAGGCGAGCACCCTGCGGCTGTTGATGAGCACATACCGGATGTTCCCTTCGTTGCGGCGCCGCGGAACATCGTAAGTGGTCACCCACTCGGGCGCGAAGTCTGGTGCGTTTTTGCTATAAAAGCTCTCCCCTCCCACGCCATCCGGGAACCGTATGAGGCTCACGGGCCTGTTCTTCAGGTGAGGCAACAGGTACGTTGACGCCGCATCGTAGTACCGCACCAAATCTCCTTTGGTGAAATCGGCGGCCGGAAAAAGAACTTTCTCAGGACGGGTGAAGGCGACATCCAGTCTCGGGAGCGAAGGAGGGTGGGGCATGGTTGACCCGGAGTGGGTACGCGTCGAGGG is part of the Opitutaceae bacterium genome and harbors:
- the ligD gene encoding non-homologous end-joining DNA ligase; translation: MPHPPSLPRLDVAFTRPEKVLFPAADFTKGDLVRYYDAASTYLLPHLKNRPVSLIRFPDGVGGESFYSKNAPDFAPEWVTTYDVPRRRNEGNIRYVLINSRRVLAWCANLAAIEIHPFLHRAANLDRPTHVVFDLDPGEGEDLRTCAKVAKLVKKITDQLGLELFPKTSGSKGLQLYLPLNTTVSYDTTKAFAQAMAELLAQQHPDLVVSNMDKRLRKGRVLIDWSQNHTAKTTVSVYSIRGKREEPFVSMPVTWDELKRLRSASTLQFTPEDALKRLEKKGDLFAPVLSLKQRLPRAFLSTAKAQERTEPLSEQTATSRVRNTKAPKTLERYGEKRDFKATAEPSPASSAKGAKDEKVRRFVIQKHAATRLHFDLRLESGGTLKSWAVPKGLPTEPGLRRLAVEVEDHPVDYMNFEGTIPKGQYGGGTVMIWDTGTYKVTKGRIAGGNVGFRLKGKKLKGEWHLFRIEGEGEKAQWLVQKADGKTLALTKSQEERSVVSKRTLEQIAAAG